Proteins encoded within one genomic window of Solibaculum mannosilyticum:
- a CDS encoding TspO/MBR family protein, with protein sequence MQNQKQWNIDWPKFLISLLIPVAVGTVAGWLIQGSADFYNGLIKPPFAPPAALFPLVWTVLYLLMGIAAYRVHQSEGEGKQSALRLYYIQLVVNFLWPISFFLWKNFWLSFLILMVLWILVGVLTFRFWKLDRPAGIMMVLYWIWLTFAAYLNLFVAILYG encoded by the coding sequence TTGCAAAATCAGAAGCAATGGAATATCGATTGGCCTAAATTTTTAATCAGTCTGCTTATCCCCGTCGCAGTGGGGACGGTGGCCGGATGGCTGATCCAAGGCAGTGCGGATTTTTATAATGGTCTGATCAAACCGCCTTTTGCACCGCCGGCAGCGTTATTCCCGCTGGTATGGACGGTCTTGTATCTCCTGATGGGAATTGCAGCCTACCGTGTGCATCAGTCGGAAGGGGAGGGGAAACAGAGCGCCCTTCGGCTTTACTACATACAGCTGGTGGTAAATTTCCTTTGGCCCATTTCCTTTTTCCTCTGGAAGAACTTCTGGCTCAGCTTTTTGATCCTGATGGTATTGTGGATCCTGGTAGGGGTGCTTACCTTCCGGTTTTGGAAATTGGACCGCCCAGCGGGAATCATGATGGTTCTGTATTGGATTTGGTTGACGTTTGCTGCTTATCTCAATTTATTCGTCGCTATTTTGTACGGATAA